The Actinomadura graeca nucleotide sequence CGGACAGCGGCTGGCCGACCTTGCAGTTGTCGCGGTAGATCGCCAGGGCCTTCAGGCCGAGCTTCCAGCCCTCGTAGTACACCTTCTCGATGTCCTCGATGGTGGCCTGCTCGGGCATGTTGACCGTCTTGGAGATCGCCCCGGACAGGAACGGCTGGGTGGCCGCCATCATCCGGACGTGGCCCATCGGGCTGATCGCCCGCTCGCCCATGGCGCAGTCGAACACCTCGTAGTGCTCGTGGCGCAGGCCGGGGGCGTCGACGACGTGGCCGTGCTCGGAGATGAACTCGACGATCGCCTCGATCTGCTCCTGCTGGTAGCCGAGCTTCCTCAGGGCGCGCGGCACCGTCTGGTTGACGATCTGCATGGAGCCGCCGCCGACGAGCTTCTTGAACTTCATCAGCGCGAGGTCGGGCTCGATGCCGGTGGTGTCGCAGTCCATCATCAGGCCGATGGTGCCGGTCGGCGCGAGCAGCGACGCCTGGGCGTTGCGGTAGCCGTGCTTCTCGCCGAGCTTCAGGCACTCCTGCCACTGCTTGGTCGCGGCGACGTGCAGGGCCTTGTCCATCTCGTCGAGGGTGCGGACGTCGTCGTTGGCGGCGGCGTGCTTGCGCATGACCCGCTTGTGGCCCTCGGCGTTGCGCGCGTATCCGGCGTACGGGCCGACGACGGCGGCGATCTCGGCGGAGCGGCGGTAGGCGACGCCCGTCATCAGCGAGGTGACCGCCGCGGCGAGGGACCGGCCGCCTTCGGAGTCGTAGGCGTGCCCGGTCGCCATCAGCAGGGCGCCCAGGTTGGCGTACCCGATACCGAGCTGCCGGTAGTCGCGGGTCGTCTCGGCGATCTTCTCGGTGGGGAAGTCGGCGAAGGTGATGGAGACGTCCATCGCCGTGATGATCAGCTCGGTGAGCTTGACGAACTTGGCGACGTCGAACGTCCCGGCGTCGGTGAGGAACTTCAGCAGGTTGATGCTCGCGAGGTTGCAGGACGAGTTGTCCAGCGACATGTACTCCGAGCAGGGGTTGGACGCGGTGATCCGCCCGGTCTCGGGGTTGGTGTGCCAGGCGTTGATCGTGTCGTCGTACTGGATGCCGGGGTCGGCGCACTCCCACGCCGCCTTGGCCATCAGCCGGAACAGTTCCTTGGCCTTGACGGTCTCGACGACCTCGCCGGTCATCCGGGCGCGCAGGCCGAACGAGCCGTCCGCCTCGACGGCGTGCATGAACTCGTCCGACACGCGGACCGAGTTGTTGGCGTTCTGGTACTGGACGCTGCCGATGTCCTTGCCGCCGAGGTCCATGTCGAACCCGGCGTCCCGCAGCGCGCGGATCTTGTCCTCCTCGCGCGCCTTGGTCTGGATGAACTCGGCCACGTCGGGGTGGTCGACGTCCAGGACGACCATCTTCGCGGCCCGCCGCGTCGCGCCGCCCGACTTGATCGTCCCGGCGGACGCGTCCGCGCCGCGCATGAACGAGACGGGGCCGCTCGCCGTGCCACCGGAGGACAGCAGTTCCTTGCTGGAGCGGATACGGGAGAGGTTGAGGCCGGCGCCGGAGCCGCCCTTGAAGATGACGCCCTCTTCCTTGTACCACTCCAGGATCGACTCCATCGTGTCGTCGACCGACAGGATGAAACACGCCGAGACCTGCTGCGGGGACTTGGTGCCGACGTTGAACCAGACCGGGGAGTTGAAGCTGAACAGCTGGTGGACCAGCGCGTACTTCAGCTCGTGGTCGAAGATCTCCGCGTCCTCGGGAGAGGCGAAATAGCCCTGCCGCAGTCCCGTCTCGGTGTACTTCTGGACGACGCGGTCGACCAGCTGCTTGAGGCTCCACTCGCGCCGCGGCGTGCCGACCGCGCCGCGGAAGTACTTGGACGTGACGATGTTGACGGCGTTCAGGGACCAGAAGTCGGGGAACTCCACTCCGCGCTGCTCGAAGTTCACCGAGCCGTCGCGCCAGTTGGTCATGACGACGTCACGACGTTCCCAGCGCAGTTCGTCGTACGGATGCACGCCGGGTGTGGTGAAGATGCGCTCGACCTTCAGCCCTTTGCGGCCCCCCTTGCCGCGCCGCGCCGCCGAGCC carries:
- a CDS encoding vitamin B12-dependent ribonucleotide reductase — translated: MTETVSGSAARRGKGGRKGLKVERIFTTPGVHPYDELRWERRDVVMTNWRDGSVNFEQRGVEFPDFWSLNAVNIVTSKYFRGAVGTPRREWSLKQLVDRVVQKYTETGLRQGYFASPEDAEIFDHELKYALVHQLFSFNSPVWFNVGTKSPQQVSACFILSVDDTMESILEWYKEEGVIFKGGSGAGLNLSRIRSSKELLSSGGTASGPVSFMRGADASAGTIKSGGATRRAAKMVVLDVDHPDVAEFIQTKAREEDKIRALRDAGFDMDLGGKDIGSVQYQNANNSVRVSDEFMHAVEADGSFGLRARMTGEVVETVKAKELFRLMAKAAWECADPGIQYDDTINAWHTNPETGRITASNPCSEYMSLDNSSCNLASINLLKFLTDAGTFDVAKFVKLTELIITAMDVSITFADFPTEKIAETTRDYRQLGIGYANLGALLMATGHAYDSEGGRSLAAAVTSLMTGVAYRRSAEIAAVVGPYAGYARNAEGHKRVMRKHAAANDDVRTLDEMDKALHVAATKQWQECLKLGEKHGYRNAQASLLAPTGTIGLMMDCDTTGIEPDLALMKFKKLVGGGSMQIVNQTVPRALRKLGYQQEQIEAIVEFISEHGHVVDAPGLRHEHYEVFDCAMGERAISPMGHVRMMAATQPFLSGAISKTVNMPEQATIEDIEKVYYEGWKLGLKALAIYRDNCKVGQPLSAAGKKEEPKAEAAPTEVRPVRRRLPKQRPATVTRFSVAGAEGYMTASSYPDDGLGEVFLKLGKQGSTLAGVMDAFSMAISISLQYGVPLETWVEKFTNMRFEPAGMTDDPDIRMATSVMDYIFRRLALDHLPYDERAALGIFTADERAMQANGEDPAALHAEEEVDHETLAQSAEITRPAAPSHEAHSSMEVIESRQGRTADAPLCLTCGTKMRPAGSCYVCEGCGSTSGCS